Proteins encoded together in one Carya illinoinensis cultivar Pawnee chromosome 3, C.illinoinensisPawnee_v1, whole genome shotgun sequence window:
- the LOC122303077 gene encoding F-box protein At5g39250, which yields MTYEEALKVVFPLLEGVDLASCMAVCKQWRDIAQDDYLWKCLCAKRWPSICKQPNPPTLTYYKLYQTFCRRQHHRTLLPPRLSFDDLEFFIDIWIEDRLIFSEVVPGPVLDSGIKTFPSGICNVLRFHLEGPEYKMTLPVEPRLTVPQNETVSVSVLVGRKDTKKVARIINKSKFDYTDWTAYRAMAFDYLDFAPVHPFISGIRAWMSLLFMEHGNEVIDIFGIEMDFANAATSKEEVLWLLDMLDWK from the coding sequence ATGACATATGAAGAAGCTTTGAAGGTTGTATTTCCCTTATTGGAGGGTGTAGACCTTGCCTCGTGCATGGCAGTATGTAAGCAGTGGAGAGACATAGCCCAAGATGATTACTTATGGAAATGCCTATGTGCTAAGAGATGGCCTTCAATCTGCAAGCAGCCTAACCCGCCGACTTTAACGTACTACAAGCTGTATCAAACTTTTTGTAGACGCCAGCATCATCGAACTCTTCTTCCCCCAAGGCTGTCCTTTGATGATTTGGAATTTTTTATTGACATTTGGATTGAAGACAGGTTGATATTTTCAGAAGTAGTCCCAGGCCCTGTATTAGATTCTGGGATCAAGACCTTTCCATCAGGAATTTGTAACGTGCTCAGATTTCACCTGGAAGGCCCCGAGTACAAAATGACACTTCCTGTTGAGCCAAGACTCACCGTTCCTCAAAATGAGACTGTCAGTGTTTCGGTGCTTGTGGGGCGCAAGGATACCAAGAAGGTTGCTCGCATCATTAATAAGTCCAAGTTTGACTACACAGATTGGACAGCCTATAGGGCAATGGCATTTGACTATCTAGACTTCGCTCCTGTCCACCCCTTCATTTCAGGTATCCGTGCATGGATGTCTTTGCTTTTTATGGAACATGGAAATGAAGTTATTGATATTTTTGGGATTGAAATGGATTTCGCTAATGCTGCGACTTCCAAGGAAGAGGTTCTATGGTTATTAGACATGCTTGATTGGAAGTGA